One Apodemus sylvaticus chromosome 23, mApoSyl1.1, whole genome shotgun sequence genomic window carries:
- the Prr18 gene encoding proline-rich protein 18: protein MLRLLGRVMSFPPMPPPPPPPPPPPRTSGGPAARQLCRRPCAPPAPSPPAAVATATATAGGDKKRRPPEMLLSSSWPSATLKRPPVRRGPGLGPGTPQPPISARVPPQPSPGRVGTSTTCSAPRRVACSHLPAASTASGTSAGAGAEPDDATRFSLSLTPEAILVIQRRHLEKQLLARPRRPFPAPSADPRRPLVPCPRTRSSTLRRGGATNVPDAPLAVAVSSRPPRASLLPGGLQATLPSPRPSSLRPVLKVSLLNEKHKYDDEEYEEEVEVVDEGLVRKCTEWLRGVESAAAARGRTGHLDSLPHLSTL from the coding sequence ATGCTCCGTTTGCTCGGCAGAGTCATGTCATTCCCGCCtatgccgccgccgccgccaccaccaccaccgcccccccGGACTTCGGGGGGCCCCGCCGCGCGCCAGCTATGCCGGAGACCCTGTGCGCCTCCCGCGCCTTCGCCGCCCGCCGCCgtcgccaccgccaccgccaccgccggcGGCGACAAGAAGAGGAGGCCGCCCGAGATGCTGCTCTCCAGCTCCTGGCCCTCCGCCACCCTGAAGAGGCCCCCGGTCCGGCGCGGCCCCGGCCTGGGTCCCGGCACCCCGCAGCCGCCTATCTCCGCACGCGTCCCGCCCCAGCCCTCTCCGGGCCGTGTGGGGACCTCGACCACGTGCTCCGCGCCCCGGCGGGTCGCCTGCAGCCACCTCCCAGCGGCATCCACCGCCTCGGGGACCTCTGCGGGGGCGGGGGCTGAGCCCGACGACGCCACGCGCTTCTCCTTGAGCCTCACCCCGGAAGCCATCCTGGTCATCCAGAGGCGCCACCTGGAAAAGCAGTTGCTGGCGCGACCCCGCAGGCCCTTCCCCGCACCCTCGGCCGACCCGCGGCGCCCACTGGTACCCTGTCCCCGGACCAGGTCTTCGACCCTGCGGAGGGGCGGTGCCACCAATGTCCCCGACGCGCCTCTGGCTGTGGCTGTCAGCAGCCGCCCTCCCCGTGCCTCGCTGCTGCCAGGAGGTCTGCAGGCCACTCTGCCCAGCCCGCGCCCCTCCAGCCTGCGCCCAGTGCTTAAGGTGTCTCTGCTCAATGAGAAGCACAAATACGACGATGAGGAGtatgaggaggaggtggaggtggtggacgAGGGCCTCGTGCGCAAGTGCACCGAGTGGCTGCGTGGGGTGGAGTCGGCGGCAGCCGCGCGGGGCCGCACAGGGCATCTGGACTCGCT